GTGACAGGAAGCTGTTGGATGCACCTTTCTATTTCACACTTTAGCTCCCTAagtttgttctcatctgctttaAAACCAgtaatttgctttgttttttcatcCAAACCAGTGAACAAATATCCTCCATCAGTGTTGGCAAATGCAGAAACAGTTAGAGGGAGAACCTCTTTAACTCGTTGTACCAACTTACTTGTTTCAAATGATTTATATTCAACGTTTTTGGATTCACTAAAGGAGAATTCTGTCATTGTTGTGAGTTCTGTCTGGTCAAAAAGAGCAGCAGCCTGCTCTTGCACATGGAGTTCTTCTTGCATGTTCTCACCAGGCCTTTCATCCAGCAACCTTGGGTTTATTGGAGATCTTACTCTAGGGTTGTCTATGTCTTTGAAGAATTGCAGAGCAGTACGCAAGTCCATTTTAACACAGGAGGCCCCCTTTCTCATGTACAAATTGGTGGCAATGGTGATAGGGTGTAAATCAGAGATAATCAGACTCCTTGATTCCACATGGATGATAAGAGAGCATCCTTCCTGCTTGAATTCTAGGCAGTTCTGAACAAGTGGAAGAATAGCCATAAAAGAAGTATCCAAATCTTCTCCTATTCCATGTAGGTCGATGTCATAGCCTTCATTTTCAATATGAGCCTTGACCTTGCCCCCTCTAGAATTCAGCAGAGCACACACAGCCCTTAAAATGTTTGTATTCTGTTGCATCTTACGCCtattctccattttcttcctactttctttccCAAGAGTGACTTCTCCTACATTTAGAACCAGTTTAGCAGAGGTACTTTCTGGATCAACAGTGATGTTCATTTGTTCAGCAGCCCTTCCTTTGCAAGCTGACTTTCTTTCCTGTAAGACAGACATAGATTAGAGTAAGGTGGAAGGGGATAGAGCAAATTCCAAACTGAGGAGCAAACAGCAAAATTGTCCCCTGGAGGTGTTCCATGGGACTGGTTATTAAGCAGGTGGGGGAAATGGTTATTTGGAGATAGATATTTATGCCATGATAAAATATATCAGTAGTGAATTCTCAGGTATTTTGCGATACTTCATTATGATCttaagattagttagttatagttgaggattagttagttatagttgaagattagttaggatagaaagtgaatcaggtacattttggacttacctaaataggatagataatggaattattttctctgaatttgtcaaatacaaatggactagacattgtttaggtgtttattgtttgcatatatggtatatagttattgtacttttgtatatagtttttcttatattgtaaatttttccttttttctgtttagtaaaatagaaaaggggaaatatggtgatattttatttgtactgaaatgtgtttttattcgtatgttaataaataaagttgcctgggggtcagagctaagagcaagccatggTAGAattctggcagtggtagcacatgcctttagtcctgatcacatgacaggtagatctctgtgtgttcaaggataccaccagcatggagaaacaggtctttattttttttattttttttttttttttggtttttcgagacagggtttctctgtgtagctttgcgcctttcctggagctcacttggtagcccaggctggcctcgaactcacagagatccgcctggctctgcctcccaagtgctgggattaaaggcgtgcgccaccaacgcccggcggagAAAcaggtctttaatctcaataccaaccatagaagatctggaggtctgtatagacaggcagtgacaaggaggtcatgtggttaggtttacaaccaatgagaaggcagaacagaaagtctatataaagacagatacacaggaagtagcacacttgctgaggaggacagcagcggcagtggaGGGTAAGCttcttagctcttagctattgctctgacctcttgggctttcatctctgcattggctctgtgtttttatttaacaagatggttacatcaaCAATgatccttctttattttttacctCAGTGATTTATTTCCTTCATAATATTCAATATGGTGTAACTTGAATTCTGTGCCTTTTCTTTCAATAAACTGCAAGGTCAATTTACCTATGTTTTGGGGGATTTTTATCAAGCAAATTTTTGTTACAAAACCacttatgctttttttttaaagtaatttctgATGTTAGTTCATCAGTTATCTGCTTCCATGGAGAGTCTCTTAGCAAAATTGCCCCTAGGTATCTAGGCACATAGAATAATAGAGCAGGTGAATTATCTTCCTTCTTTTTGGGAGTAAATTTGATTTGTAAACTTTGGCCATTGATTTTGAAGAGCATTGACTGAGTTGTGGTCCTCTCTTCCTATTAGACACCCACATATTTCCAGTGAGGTGGGGTTTTTATGGTTACAACAGAATCACTATGCTCCAATGCTTCTTTCCTTTCAAAAGTCATGTTGTAATTCCTCACTCCTATGGTAATGAGGCCTCTGGGAGGTTAGTAGGTCATGAAGGTAGAGTCATCTAAATGGACCCAGCGTTCTGATAAAAGGTGCTCCAGACAGCTAAGCTCACCCTAGACCACATCATGTCACAGTGAGACACTGGCAATCTTCAAAGAAAAGACGATTGTCACTAGATCCTGAGCATGATGGCATCTTCATTTTGCACATCTACCCTCTACACTGCAAGAAAATAAGGTCTATTATTCATAACCCACCAAGCTTGTGTCACTTTGTTATATCAGGCTGAACAACATAAGGTGGCCAGCCTCAGTCTCTGTGCATCTCACCCACTGGTGTTTTCCTTTGAAGACCCATCAGGATCAATTTTCCTGCAGACTGAGACCTAAAATGATTTGGCATTTGTCaactagtttttgttgttgctgttggcttaagaccttatttatttttattttatgcatatgggtgttttggcaACATGCCTCTCTGTTACTATGCATGTGGTgttcacagaggctggaagacagCATCAGACCTTCTGGGACTGGATGTTAGCCTgcaggtgggtactgggaacagatctctagtcctcttcaagagcagccaatgctcttaaccaccaagccatctttctagcctgaGATCTCCCAGTTTTGAATATGGCTTTTTCTTGATTGGGCATACATGTAATTACCATCAACTTCTGACTTTTAGTTCAGTggagttctgttttttttaatgtttctgtgggAGAAAGAGAATGCAGGAGTGCTCTCCTTTCTTCCAGCCTAGTGTGGGCTCTAACTCctaagcaatcctcctgcttcagtctcctaaaTAACTGTGGTCAGAGTAATGTCCTATTACTCTGTTACTGTAGCACTCAAGTTAATTTATgggtatttgttttaaaatttgcatcTATGAGGTTTGAGGTTCTTCCATTTATGATTATGGGTGGATAATTGTGTAGAGTGTAACAGTATCAAAAAATGATTCCAGAGGATGAGTGAGGGCCTGGGGTGTGGGGACCTCAGTGAAAGGACATTTGCCTGATGTGTACTGTGCCCTGGGTTAAACCTCAACCTATACAGAAAGTCAAATATTAAATGGATTCAACATTTTATGGACATGAACTCATCGTGGTTTCGCATCCTACCAGAAATTGAAGGAGAAAATTTAGATTCTTGCTTTTCCATGGGATCACATATTATTCACAAGCAGTTTTGTATCATTATCattaactgttaaaaaaaaaaaactttaacagGCTGCATTATCCTATATGTGGCATTAACGTGTTAAAGAGTCCCCTGTTACTGTAACTATACTAGTACTATGGCTCAGTGTGACTGAGTCTTGGGGATGCTATTCACATCGATTTTCACTAAGCCCCAGCGTTCCCTCATGGAGTCCCTAGTCCTATACACAATATGGTTCCGGCGTCTATAAAGATCTGCTGGAatggtacatgcctgtcatctcagctTGCAAagctgagtttgaagacagcttgGGCTATATTTTAGAAAGATTCTGTCTGTTTGCAGGGTaggcactggggtggggggatagGAAGGAAGGCGATACAgacaccaaacaaaaacaaaactgaaagtctACTAAGCCACGggaaaaacagtttcatttctgCTCAGTTAGAAGATGCAGCCTACCCTGTTATGTGCATTGCTGAGAAATATCTGTTCCTCATTTCCTCCTAACCCCTCCCATTCAGCATCCCCTCATTCAGATCCTGTCCTAACCGAGAACACCTGGTTCACCCCCAATATGGTTAGGGAAGAGGAACCACATCTCACCACAAAGTGCTAAAGGAAGATGCTCCTGTCCATGTCACATTTGGGACTCAAGGGAATTATAGTGGAATCATCTTATAGAGAGTCTGTGAGCTAGCCTGGGACCTGGGCTATCTCATTTCAACACCTGTGGCTATAATACATTTCAATGATTTAAAAACTCTCCCTGGGGTATCTATCTGGAAAACAGTCCTTAACTACTAAGCTGAATCTGGAGCCCACCAATTCTGGTCCCTAAATGAAACTCACTAATCTCCCATAAGCCTTGAGTCTGATTTAAACACTAGttgtttcctttaaaattcaTTAGAGTGTTCACTGGAGAAAATTCTCTCAGagctgaactcagagccttgacTGTCGTCATCTTTAGCAGGAAATGGGTGGCATTCAGACAGATGTCCCTAGTTCCCCAAGCAGTGCAGGTTGGCAGGAAGGCACAGAACGGAGGgcacaggagaggaaggagccgcCTCTTGGGAAACAAGTCATCCTGGAGCATTTCCTGCTGGGGTGACACTTTGCCTCTCACTTGGGAAGGCAAGGCTCTCATTCTAGAGAAAAACCCTCCAGGACTCTCATGGCCTTAGATCTTTTTAGTGCTGGGATGGCAAATTTCCCCTAACTACCCACAAAGTTAGGCCCAAGAAGATGGAGCACCCTCAGAGGGGCTTAGAGACCTGTAGAAGCCTGGCCTGTGCATCAACTCTTCCCCCTGCTTCACTGGACCCTACTGGACCCTCTCAGAACCTAGGCTCCCTCTATCAGGGATCCGTAAGTACCCCAACCGAAGCAGACCAAGGATTTTGCTCTCATCCCATGCTCCCAAAGCTTGCAAGCCCTCAGCAGCTGTGAAGGAGGCTGTGAAGGGGCCAAGGAACCAAAGTTCCCAGAAAGGAGACAAAGCTACAAGGATCTTCTTTATGGCTCTGGGGTGCACTGGAAGTCCCCCACCTCATCCCAGAGCCAGCAGAGTGAATTCTGGTTGGGCATGGGAAACAAGGACTGAAGATGTTGAGATGGAGGGGGCTGCCATGGAGTGTGGCTCACTTACCTAAAAGATGCTCCAACAAAGCTCACTCGGCTCCTTGAAGTCTACAGTGACTTGGCTGTGCTGTAGACTCCTGCTGACCTAACAGGAAACTTCAAGCCTGGGACAGACTCCCACAGCAGAGACTTGGTGGCTGTCACCAGATTTCTTCAGCAACTGGGTTGGAGAATGCGAAGCTAGAGTGCTGTGGTTGCTCtaaatttccttttttggtgTGGACCAATTCCTCCACTCTCAGTGCTGGTTTCAGTTTTGGAGAAGCCGTGTTTGATTGGTCAGTGTCAATCCAGGAAGTTTGGTAACTCTCTGTAAGCTCTTTGATCCCTTTCTGTGACTGTCATTTGACCTGTCAGAATTGAAGAACTGGGCTCCTTGACTTGGTAACTCAGCCTTCACAACTTCACCCAAATCCCCAGGGTAAAGCTACTGTTTCTACCCTCAGACAGAGCAGGAGACACTAGGACATCAAGAACACCTGTCTCAGCCTTGCAGGGAAGGCGCATGGAGATGGAGGGCTGAgccaggggaggcagaggtagaagctGGCTAATAGGGTGCAAGCTGCATCTTCTAGCTCTTTGGGAAGATGGGTTTCTGTGGGAGGATCCAAGGGCTACCCTAGGCAAACAAGATGCAtctacctctttttctttgtgcCCTCT
This Peromyscus maniculatus bairdii isolate BWxNUB_F1_BW_parent chromosome 8, HU_Pman_BW_mat_3.1, whole genome shotgun sequence DNA region includes the following protein-coding sequences:
- the LOC143266959 gene encoding schlafen family member 1-like — its product is MNITVDPESTSAKLVLNVGEVTLGKESRKKMENRRKMQQNTNILRAVCALLNSRGGKVKAHIENEGYDIDLHGIGEDLDTSFMAILPLVQNCLEFKQEGCSLIIHVESRSLIISDLHPITIATNLYMRKGASCVKMDLRTALQFFKDIDNPRVRSPINPRLLDERPGENMQEELHVQEQAAALFDQTELTTMTEFSFSESKNVEYKSFETSKLVQRVKEVLPLTVSAFANTDGGYLFTGLDEKTKQITGFKADENKLRELKCEIERCIQQLPVTHFCEEKQEIKYICKFIPVSKSEDECSYVCALRVERFCCAVFAAEPDSWHVEDSCVKRFTTEEWVKVLMESMPGTGREISN